A section of the Hypomesus transpacificus isolate Combined female chromosome 1, fHypTra1, whole genome shotgun sequence genome encodes:
- the LOC124468847 gene encoding F-BAR and double SH3 domains protein 1-like, producing MQPPPRKVKETQQAKLVFAEQLGRLHTKQQQEGELLEDIRSFSKQRAAIEKEYAQALQRLALQYQKRDWQRGKGDSLSSGSVFSVWRSLVDATAQTAVSRLTAAEGYRSLSADALKSVRNAKEPRAKRGLEQLQRVQGEVVGALRELHKLKKSYFQLSHIANTAREKAADAQARSRRNEHGIFHFRTGLQKLSTKLSVRLGECDQKLMEVRNEYLLSLAATNSHHQYFYTAELPSIMQRLDGELYEQLRGLFSLLCSTEVEACLSSQAAFSRVWEHAAQVSRERSLQLFLQEAPAFTKNTDFIFQLSPHDKVCVLQQSTNPEGKSCLEKEARKWSSKAAKDYKVITQGEKAVQTLEQRVKLLSGDTGASVEQKLLEVQETVRKAKVSRVKAESCLALLEGAGVDVEPWLTSAMSQAEEQLERERRLSEARMSNGDISNLEEEFEFTDFEDYDDNGDTFVDSPSGSGPCGYPLPCIVLYSYQASQSDELSITEGEELQVIEDGDVEDWLKVCNLSGQVGYVPERYLQFHWPPGEGAVGHSLDWSFDSSGSSSEHSHKGPQYLPQTAGLVRALYDYQAQSGEELSFPEGAVIRLRRRAQGWGQGEVDDGFWEGELDGRVGVFPSLVVEMLGEREEEEEEGEKEESFPTPTLPPFSPPIPIAIPPASPLSSSPSLSPKPRSGSWSVHSTTPRDMEEHHQAMPLELQRVADSRTERGGGSSHSSPDLSVRRIRPTRAPPPPPTQRHFPLP from the exons ATGCAACCACCTCCGAGAAAG GTGAAGGAGACCCAGCAGGCGAAGCTAGTGTTTGCAGAGCAGCTGGGTCGTCTGCACACCAAGCAGCAGCAGGAAGGAGAGCTCCTGGAGGACATTAG GTCCTTCAGTAAACAACGGGCTGCCATAGAGAAAGAGTATGCTCAG GCTCTTCAGAGGCTGGCACTGCAGTACCAGAAGAGAGACTGGCAGAGAGGCAAGGGAGACTCACTCAGTTCCGG gagtgtgttctcagtgtggaGGTCACTGGTGGACGCTACAGCTCAGACCGCAGTGTCTCGGCTGACTGCGGCCGAGGGGTATCGCTCCCTGTCAGCCGACGCCTTGAAGAGCGTTCGCAACGCCAAAGAGCCTCGCGCCAAGAGG gGTCTGGAACAGCTCCAGAGGGtccagggggaggtggtgggagcTCTAAGGGAGCTCCACAAACTGAAGAAGAGCTATTTCCAGTTAAGCCACATCGCTAACACAGCCAGGGAGAAGGCTGCTGATGCCCAGGCCAG ATCTCGGAGGAATGAGCATGGGATCTTCCACTTCAGAACAGGCCTGCAGAAGTTAAGCACCAAG cTGAGTGTCAGACTGGGGGAGTGTGACCAGAAGCTGATGGAGGTACGGAATGAGTACCTTCTCTCTCTGGCAGCTACCAACTCTCATCATCAGTACTTCTACACTGCAGAGCTGCCTAGCATcatgcag AGGCTGGATGGGGAGCTGTACGAGCAGTTGAGAGGCCTCTTCAGTCTGCTGTGTTCTACGGAGGTAGAggcgtgtctctcctctcaggcaGCCTTCAGCAGGGTGTGGGAGCACGCCGCCCAG GTAAGCAGAGAAAGGAGCCTGCAGCTCTTTCTACAGGAGGCTCCTGCTTTTACCAAGAACACAGACTTCATATTCCAGCTCTCCCCGCATGATAAG gtgtgtgtcctgcagcagAGCACCAACCCAGAGGGAAAGAGTTGTCTGGAGAAAGAGGCAAGGAAGTGGTCCTCCAAGGCTGCGAAAGACTACAAGGTCATCACCCAAGGAGAGAAG gcggTGCAGACTCTGGAGCAGCGTGTTAAGCTGCTGTCTGGAGACACAGGGGCCAGTGTGGAACAGAAGCTTCTGGAAGTCCAAGAAACCGTCCGAAAGGCCAAG GTGAGCCGTGTGAAGGCAGAGTCCTGTCTGGCATTGCTGGAGGGTGCGGGGGTGGATGTGGAGCCCTGGCTGACCAGTGCCATGAGCCAGGCGGAGGAGcagctggaaagagagaggaggctgagtGAGGCTCGCATGTCCAACGGTGACATTTCCAACCTG GAGGAGGAGTTTGAGTTCACAGACTTTGAGGATTATGATGACAACGGTGACACCTTTGTAGACTCACCATCTGGTTCAGGACCATGTGGATACCCTCTCCCCTGCATTGTCCTCTACAGCTACCAG GCCAGCCAATCCGATGAGCTGTCAATCACCGAAGGGGAGGAGCTTCAGGTGATCGAGGATGGGGATGTGGAGGACTGGCTGAAG gTGTGTAACTTGTCTGGACAAGTGGGCTATGTGCCTGAGAGGTACCTGCAGTTCCATTGGCCTCCAGGTGAGGGCGCTGTCGGGCACTCATTGGATTGGTCATTTGACAGTTCTGGTTCCTCCTCTGAACACTCCCATAAAGGTCCACAGTACCTCCCACAGACAGCAG gtctAGTGCGGGCCCTGTATGACTACCAGGCCCAGAGTGGGGAGGAGCTGTCGTTCCCAGAGGGGGCAGTGATCAGGCTGAGGAGGCGTGCccagggctggggccagggggaggtggATGATGGTTTTTGGGAAGGGGAGCTGGAtggacgggtgggggtgttccCGTCCCTGGTAGTGGAGATgcttggggagagagaggaagaggaggaagaaggagagaaggaggaa AGCTTTCCCACTCCCACTCTTCCGCCCTtttctccccccatccccatcgCTATCCCCCCAGCCtcgcccctgtcctcctcccctagcCTCAGCCCCAAACCCAGGTCAGGGTCCTGGTCTGTCCACAGCACGACCCCTAGAGATATGGAGGAGCATCATCAGGCCATGCCCTTGGAGCTCCAGAGAGTGGCAGACAGTAGAACAG agaggggaggaggcagcaGCCACAGCTCACCAGACCTTTCTGTCCGGAGAATTCGACCG ACCcgagctccgccccctccccccacccagcGACACTTCCCCCTGCCGTGA